One Chitinivibrionales bacterium DNA window includes the following coding sequences:
- a CDS encoding DUF4389 domain-containing protein, producing MKLRIRHQDLYSRGELLLRTIFGFFYIIAPHSLLLMFVGLWSAILTFISFWIVLFTGKYPESYFEYQLKVKRWMLRLQAIIMNLVDGYPSFGINGSSDKIDLDVPYPSRLSRGLALVKLFFAPVYVGIPHGFCLFFRMVATQFLQFLAWWVVLFTGKYPESWHEFNVGTLRWMQRVGLYSSYMTDEYPPFSGKELQTVPVGEETK from the coding sequence ATGAAGCTTCGTATTCGTCATCAGGATCTCTATTCCCGGGGAGAGTTGCTTCTCAGGACTATTTTCGGATTTTTTTATATTATAGCCCCCCATTCGCTGCTTTTGATGTTTGTTGGTCTCTGGTCGGCAATTCTGACCTTTATTTCTTTCTGGATCGTTCTGTTTACGGGGAAATATCCGGAGAGTTACTTTGAATATCAGTTGAAAGTTAAACGATGGATGTTGCGGCTTCAAGCGATTATTATGAACCTTGTCGATGGTTATCCCTCTTTTGGTATCAACGGTTCGAGTGATAAGATTGATCTTGATGTTCCCTATCCTTCCCGGTTAAGCAGGGGGCTGGCCCTGGTGAAGCTTTTTTTTGCACCGGTATATGTCGGCATTCCCCATGGTTTCTGCCTGTTTTTCAGAATGGTTGCCACCCAGTTTTTGCAGTTTCTGGCCTGGTGGGTCGTGCTGTTTACCGGAAAGTATCCCGAATCCTGGCATGAGTTCAATGTGGGGACACTGAGATGGATGCAGCGGGTTGGGCTGTACAGCAGTTATATGACCGATGAATATCCGCCCTTTTCGGGGAAAGAATTGCAGACCGTGCCGGTAGGCGAGGAGACGAAATAA
- a CDS encoding DUF4870 domain-containing protein: MEPAPAPIPIPQPHEISDREKEDAMGSYLMMFAAWGAGLPLPIINLIAAVIYFFINKKTSPFVAFHSFQSLLTQIPITLFNAGVIFWLIMIISPYAEDTVYFYSYLVFVVLWNLIYMVFSIIACLQARKGKLYYFWVFGRLAFARYFGTKAKKKREEVNRPPEGF, encoded by the coding sequence ATGGAACCCGCACCCGCACCCATACCAATTCCCCAGCCTCATGAGATAAGCGATCGTGAAAAAGAAGATGCCATGGGGTCGTATCTCATGATGTTCGCTGCCTGGGGCGCCGGGCTTCCCCTGCCGATTATAAATCTGATCGCAGCGGTAATCTATTTCTTTATCAATAAAAAGACATCGCCCTTTGTTGCGTTTCACTCCTTTCAGTCGCTCTTGACTCAAATCCCCATTACGCTGTTTAATGCAGGGGTCATCTTCTGGCTTATAATGATTATTTCTCCCTATGCGGAGGATACCGTCTACTTTTATTCCTATCTGGTTTTTGTTGTGCTGTGGAATTTAATCTATATGGTTTTTTCTATTATCGCCTGTCTACAGGCACGAAAGGGTAAGTTGTACTATTTCTGGGTGTTCGGAAGGCTTGCCTTTGCCCGATATTTTGGTACAAAAGCAAAGAAAAAACGCGAGGAAGTGAATCGCCCGCCGGAGGGGTTTTGA
- a CDS encoding M48 family metalloprotease, which translates to MSIGKWINKELLFLLAFIIVTAGTAYLIAKYVPKKMEDSGKTIEEISVEWEKKFKESVKSYIAEDSKIVTDKELIGMLETISDRLLDKIDKNPYDVEILLVQSDVVNAFAFPGGLIVIYTPLIRTCDSPEQLAAVIAHEMGHVIHRDPLRRLIQQFGVSVLLSMIGSGESVAYLESIIKNVINMKYSRGQEDKADDFALALLDSCLIDPMHFADFMQKIAVDKKSTNFARWFMTHPDTQSRIDKAMEKSDEFNNVEDRFTIDWENVRQQLPSVFD; encoded by the coding sequence TTGAGTATCGGAAAATGGATAAATAAAGAACTACTCTTTTTGTTGGCCTTTATTATTGTCACTGCAGGTACTGCATACCTTATTGCGAAGTATGTTCCGAAAAAAATGGAAGATTCAGGGAAGACAATCGAAGAAATTTCGGTTGAATGGGAAAAAAAATTCAAGGAGAGTGTAAAATCCTATATTGCCGAAGATTCAAAGATTGTTACCGACAAGGAACTCATCGGAATGCTGGAGACAATTTCCGACAGGCTGCTTGATAAAATCGATAAAAATCCCTATGATGTCGAAATACTGCTGGTTCAATCGGATGTTGTCAACGCATTTGCTTTTCCCGGGGGGTTAATTGTTATCTACACACCGTTGATTCGCACCTGTGATTCTCCCGAACAGCTTGCAGCAGTAATTGCTCACGAAATGGGTCATGTAATCCATCGTGATCCTCTCCGGAGGCTTATCCAGCAATTCGGAGTATCGGTACTGTTGTCAATGATCGGTAGCGGTGAATCGGTGGCCTATCTGGAAAGTATCATAAAAAATGTCATCAATATGAAATACAGCAGGGGCCAGGAAGATAAGGCAGATGATTTTGCACTTGCACTGCTCGATTCATGTTTAATCGACCCCATGCACTTTGCCGATTTCATGCAGAAAATAGCGGTGGATAAAAAATCAACCAATTTTGCCCGCTGGTTCATGACCCACCCCGACACGCAAAGCCGGATCGATAAAGCCATGGAAAAATCGGATGAATTTAACAACGTAGAGGACAGATTCACTATCGACTGGGAAAATGTCAGACAACAATTGCCGTCGGTGTTTGATTGA
- the feoB gene encoding ferrous iron transport protein B, translated as MSIRIALAGNPNSGKTSLFNQLTGAMQKVGNWGGVTVDIKKGFTSIDSEKVAIIDLPGTYSLCAYSLEERVARDYIIEENPDVVIDVIDATNLERHLYLTVQMMEMGVRPVLALNMWDEVLSKGVSIDIERLSALLGLAIVPTTATTGKGIDTLLREAVKQTRQNPSSLENFRVTLPEELESAVLKLGLKIRETGIEKYPSEWLALKLFEHDNQIERFIHEHDKGKTIISDRNEAEKHLERVLGEDSESLIAEARYGFISGALHETVKQTKINRVEISDRIDTVLTHRFWAYPIFIMFMWLLFQATFKLGEYPMSWIEMLFDWLHGFVIITMDESPFRDLLAEGVIAGVGGVAVFLPNILILFLGISIMEDTGYMARAAFITDKLMHHVGLHGKSFIPMIMGLGCSVPAIMAARTLESEKDRIKTILLTPLIACSARLPVFVLFAGSLFPRHAGNIVFLFQVIFSFGAFLFMGLVFKHTLFRKTEDYPFVMELPPYRIPTARSVVIHMWHKAEHYLKKMGGVVLVFSVILWWAVEYPKAPQIEQQFENRIESIKTASELSQNKKATLIDSLKAEKLSATLKHSYIGKVGTLFEPMVRTFGTDWRGAISLISGFVAKEVVVGSMGVLYAAGEEQTEKSTVLREKLREHFSRLSAFAFMLFVLLYTPCVVALVTVVHELRSFKWSIFSIGYQVAFAWICATIVYQAGKFLGLG; from the coding sequence ATGAGCATTAGAATAGCACTTGCGGGAAATCCTAATTCCGGAAAAACCTCACTTTTCAATCAACTTACCGGTGCAATGCAGAAGGTTGGCAACTGGGGTGGTGTAACTGTCGATATAAAGAAAGGTTTCACATCGATTGACAGCGAAAAAGTTGCAATTATCGACCTTCCCGGAACCTATTCTTTGTGTGCCTATTCTCTCGAAGAGCGCGTTGCCCGGGATTATATCATCGAAGAGAATCCCGATGTTGTTATTGATGTTATCGATGCTACCAATCTGGAGCGTCATTTGTATCTTACTGTCCAGATGATGGAAATGGGAGTTCGTCCGGTTCTGGCGCTCAATATGTGGGATGAAGTTTTATCCAAAGGAGTGTCGATCGATATCGAACGCCTGAGTGCTCTTTTAGGGCTCGCTATCGTGCCGACGACAGCGACGACAGGAAAAGGAATCGATACGCTTCTCCGGGAAGCCGTAAAGCAGACACGGCAAAACCCTTCCTCGCTGGAAAATTTCCGGGTAACTCTTCCGGAGGAACTTGAGAGTGCAGTTTTAAAACTCGGGTTAAAAATTCGGGAGACCGGCATCGAAAAATATCCATCAGAATGGCTTGCACTCAAACTTTTCGAGCATGATAATCAAATAGAGCGGTTTATCCATGAACATGACAAAGGAAAAACGATCATTAGCGATCGGAATGAAGCCGAAAAACATCTTGAGCGCGTGCTGGGTGAAGATTCCGAGAGTTTGATTGCCGAAGCCCGTTATGGATTTATTTCAGGTGCGCTTCATGAAACAGTTAAACAGACAAAAATTAACCGCGTAGAGATTTCCGACCGGATCGACACGGTCCTTACCCATCGTTTCTGGGCCTACCCGATCTTTATTATGTTCATGTGGCTTTTGTTCCAGGCGACATTCAAGCTGGGTGAATACCCTATGTCATGGATCGAAATGCTTTTTGACTGGCTCCATGGTTTTGTTATTATCACTATGGATGAGAGCCCTTTCAGAGACCTTCTTGCTGAAGGCGTTATTGCCGGTGTTGGAGGAGTCGCTGTTTTTCTCCCCAACATTCTGATACTGTTTCTGGGTATTTCGATTATGGAAGACACCGGCTACATGGCCCGGGCAGCATTTATCACCGATAAATTGATGCACCATGTGGGTCTTCACGGCAAAAGTTTTATTCCCATGATCATGGGGCTGGGCTGCAGTGTACCGGCAATTATGGCGGCGCGAACACTTGAATCGGAAAAGGACCGAATCAAAACAATCCTGCTCACCCCCCTCATCGCCTGTTCAGCCCGACTACCGGTTTTTGTGCTCTTCGCAGGGTCCCTGTTCCCCCGTCATGCAGGCAATATTGTTTTCTTGTTTCAGGTCATATTCAGTTTCGGCGCCTTTCTTTTCATGGGATTGGTGTTCAAACATACCCTTTTCCGCAAAACCGAAGATTACCCCTTTGTCATGGAGCTCCCCCCCTATCGCATTCCCACAGCCCGGAGTGTGGTTATCCATATGTGGCATAAAGCAGAACATTATCTTAAAAAAATGGGGGGGGTTGTGCTTGTCTTCTCGGTAATCCTCTGGTGGGCGGTGGAGTATCCGAAAGCACCGCAGATCGAACAGCAATTTGAAAACAGAATCGAATCAATAAAAACGGCATCGGAGCTTTCACAAAACAAAAAAGCCACTCTGATAGACAGCCTGAAAGCGGAAAAACTATCCGCAACCCTTAAACACAGCTATATCGGCAAGGTCGGCACCCTGTTCGAACCGATGGTTCGAACATTTGGAACCGACTGGCGGGGAGCTATCTCCCTTATTTCGGGCTTTGTGGCAAAAGAAGTTGTCGTTGGCTCCATGGGAGTCCTGTATGCGGCCGGCGAAGAACAGACCGAAAAAAGCACAGTCCTCCGTGAAAAATTGCGGGAACATTTTTCCCGCCTCTCAGCTTTTGCGTTCATGCTTTTTGTACTGCTCTATACTCCCTGCGTTGTTGCGCTGGTAACTGTTGTCCACGAACTGAGAAGCTTCAAATGGTCGATCTTTTCGATTGGATACCAGGTCGCCTTTGCCTGGATTTGTGCGACAATCGTGTATCAGGCAGGAAAATTTCTGGGGTTGGGATAG
- a CDS encoding MarR family transcriptional regulator has translation MNTKKLTSNLEDYLETIFSIVSTHEVARSMEIAEHLGVKRSSVTVALRSLAEKGLINYTPRSYITLTEKGRDAAQCIDRRHHILQDVFMKLFDLPESDANDAACKMEHGMTPKVCRKLASLCAVMENNPGLSETLKKKIAYYSKKIDCTSTCGYPINEEHDEH, from the coding sequence GTGAACACTAAAAAACTTACATCCAATCTCGAAGATTATCTGGAAACCATCTTCTCTATCGTTTCAACTCACGAAGTTGCTCGCTCGATGGAGATAGCGGAACACCTTGGCGTTAAGCGGTCATCGGTTACCGTTGCGCTCCGTTCCCTTGCCGAAAAAGGCCTTATCAATTATACCCCCCGGTCCTATATCACGCTTACCGAAAAGGGGCGAGATGCCGCACAATGCATCGATCGACGGCATCATATTCTTCAGGACGTTTTCATGAAACTATTCGATTTGCCCGAATCCGACGCCAATGACGCCGCATGCAAAATGGAACATGGCATGACTCCGAAGGTGTGCAGAAAATTAGCGTCCCTTTGTGCGGTAATGGAAAACAATCCTGGATTATCCGAAACACTGAAGAAAAAAATTGCATACTATTCAAAAAAAATTGACTGTACATCAACCTGCGGATACCCTATCAACGAGGAGCACGATGAGCATTAG
- a CDS encoding efflux RND transporter periplasmic adaptor subunit — protein sequence MKIKKQRLFIIALVVSVLAAFLVGRISKGTGSQAHSDAAAAKDAGEDVTWTCSMHPQIQLPEPGQCPICFMDLIPVNESEAGGEHEAPATLTLSKHAAALAGIQTIQAVRRGATAKIRMAGKIDFNETKVEMITSRMSGRIDRLYVDYTGIPVKRGDHLARIYSPELVSLQRELLEAKKAANRLDNTGISGIAEESITRTLEAAKEKLRLLGFSDAELNAILSRGTTSEHMTIRAGQQGVVIKKLVDEGMYVQTGTPLFHIADLQSLWVKLDAYESDLAWLRLGQKATFSVEAWPGENFKGTISFIDPAVDPETRTVKVRVIVDNKEKRLKPEMLVTARVKAHVSKSGKVKGGNLKGKWISPMHPQIVKDGPGTCDICGMPLVPAEELGYVTSGFEDVDPLVVPSTAPLITGERAIVYVRLPDKEKPTFEGREVVLGPRVGDYYVVKSGISEGEPVVVNGAFKIDSELQIRAKPSMMNPGHGTTAQASADKTHPAAAPAKVSGTVSTEFRKKLNGLFEKYFALANALAGDDLAKSKKAMESLQNHIAATDAPQSKLYKAWRSAKSNLLEALKQKKDIKDLSDARMVFEKISGQVIILQKHYETNTDDHYLAFCPMAFGNEGAYWLQKKKEIRNPYFGASMLKCGEIKESYPSPGQAKGHNHEH from the coding sequence ATGAAAATCAAAAAGCAACGGCTGTTTATCATCGCTCTTGTTGTGTCGGTGCTTGCCGCTTTTCTGGTCGGCAGGATTTCAAAGGGAACCGGTTCGCAAGCTCATAGCGATGCTGCAGCAGCAAAAGACGCTGGTGAAGATGTTACCTGGACCTGTTCCATGCATCCGCAAATTCAGCTCCCTGAACCCGGGCAGTGTCCCATCTGTTTCATGGATCTGATTCCGGTAAATGAGAGCGAAGCCGGTGGGGAGCACGAAGCTCCCGCCACGTTAACACTTTCGAAACATGCCGCTGCCCTTGCCGGCATTCAAACCATTCAGGCAGTGAGGCGTGGAGCTACCGCAAAAATTCGCATGGCCGGCAAAATCGATTTCAATGAAACGAAAGTCGAAATGATTACCTCCCGGATGTCGGGAAGAATCGACCGCCTCTATGTCGACTACACCGGAATCCCGGTAAAACGGGGCGACCATCTTGCCCGTATCTACAGTCCCGAACTTGTCTCGCTTCAACGGGAGCTCCTCGAAGCCAAAAAAGCGGCAAACCGTTTGGACAATACCGGAATTTCTGGTATTGCCGAAGAAAGTATAACCCGGACCCTCGAAGCGGCGAAGGAAAAACTGAGATTACTGGGCTTCTCGGACGCCGAATTGAATGCTATCCTTTCCCGGGGAACAACCTCCGAGCATATGACAATCAGGGCAGGGCAGCAGGGCGTGGTGATCAAAAAGCTTGTCGATGAAGGCATGTATGTTCAAACCGGAACCCCGCTGTTCCATATCGCCGATTTGCAGTCGCTCTGGGTAAAACTTGATGCCTACGAATCCGATCTTGCGTGGCTTCGCCTGGGACAGAAAGCCACTTTTAGTGTCGAGGCCTGGCCGGGGGAGAATTTCAAAGGAACAATTTCGTTTATCGATCCTGCGGTGGATCCCGAAACCAGGACAGTCAAGGTGCGGGTTATTGTCGATAACAAAGAAAAAAGACTCAAACCCGAAATGCTGGTTACCGCACGGGTAAAGGCCCACGTGTCAAAATCGGGAAAAGTGAAAGGCGGTAATCTCAAAGGAAAATGGATCAGCCCGATGCATCCGCAAATTGTCAAAGATGGTCCCGGGACCTGTGATATCTGCGGCATGCCGCTGGTACCGGCCGAGGAACTCGGATATGTTACCTCGGGCTTTGAAGATGTCGATCCGTTGGTGGTTCCCTCAACCGCGCCGCTGATCACCGGTGAACGGGCGATCGTCTATGTCCGCCTTCCCGATAAAGAAAAGCCGACATTCGAGGGCAGAGAAGTCGTTCTCGGGCCGCGGGTCGGCGATTATTACGTTGTTAAATCGGGGATCTCCGAAGGCGAACCGGTTGTTGTTAACGGTGCGTTTAAAATCGACAGTGAATTGCAAATCAGGGCAAAGCCGAGTATGATGAATCCCGGGCATGGCACAACCGCTCAGGCATCGGCCGACAAGACCCACCCAGCGGCTGCGCCGGCCAAAGTGTCCGGTACGGTCTCCACAGAGTTCAGAAAAAAATTGAATGGACTTTTCGAGAAATATTTTGCGCTTGCCAATGCTCTTGCAGGAGACGATCTCGCCAAATCAAAAAAAGCCATGGAATCGCTGCAAAATCACATTGCTGCTACCGATGCACCACAATCAAAACTGTACAAGGCATGGCGCTCGGCAAAATCGAATCTTTTGGAAGCGCTGAAACAGAAAAAAGATATCAAAGATTTATCCGATGCCCGGATGGTATTCGAAAAAATATCCGGGCAGGTTATCATCCTTCAAAAACACTATGAGACCAATACCGACGACCATTACCTGGCATTCTGCCCAATGGCGTTTGGCAATGAAGGCGCGTACTGGCTTCAGAAAAAGAAAGAAATCCGTAACCCTTATTTCGGAGCATCCATGCTCAAATGCGGTGAAATAAAAGAATCTTATCCATCACCCGGGCAAGCAAAGGGACATAACCATGAACACTGA
- a CDS encoding AcrB/AcrD/AcrF family protein, which yields MNTEKKSLSPVDKAIRFCLNNKLIVALAAAGLVVWGIAVAPFEWDIPWLIRDPVPVDAIPDIGENQQIVFTRWQGRSPQDIENQVTYPLTVSLLGIPGVKTVRSFSMFGFSSIYVVFKDDIEFYWSRSRLMEKLSSLPANTLPEGAKPTLGPDATALGQVFWYTLEGRDANGSPAGGWDLQELRSIQDWHVRYALMAADGVAEVASVGGHVKEFQIDVDPSALLVHNITLEQVYNAARHSNIDVGARTIEINSVEYVIRGVGFVKNVADLENAVIRVENNVPITIGDIATVGLGPALRRGILDKEGVEVVGGVVVTRYGENPLKVISNVKNTIAEIAPGLPEKELSDGSVSKVTIVPFYDRAGLIKETLGTLNNAIYLEILITILVILVMLNSIGNSLVISMVLPVAVLISFIGMKLFNVDANIVSLSGIAIAIGTIVDMGIVLSENVMKHFGKAQPGDSIKELVFKASSEVGGAILTAVLTTIISFLPVFTMEAAEGKLFKPLAFTKTFALIASILITLFVLPPLLHVIFARKRNRGGFGIWILPSLLCIGGIVAWVVIGWWAGILLILFGMRSLAAKFLPQKWKTRLPLLGTSAVVAVTGILLTKEWLPLGASRTFLFNLLFVVLSVGGLLFCFKIFIRIYPKLLAWFLDRKWAFLTPAGLVVLTGLVIWLGFSRVFFFIPDSAYKFKPLSGLYHSFPGLGKEFMPSLDEGSYLYMPTTMTHASIGEVHVILRKQDMAITAIPEVESAVGKLGRVESALDPAPISMIETIINIKPEYKLDEKGDRIRFRYDGKNKEFIRNETGELIPDPRGKPFRLWRDNITHPDDIWDEIVKTAQITGVTSAPKLQPIAARIVMLQSGMRAPMGIKVKGPDLHTIEQFGIELGRLLKEVPTVKSSAVFADRIVGKPYLEIEIDRHAIARYGISVMEVQNVIEIALGGKSITQTVEGRERYAVRVRYPRELRGLGKGIDDIKKILVATRGGGQVPLGQLSSVIYRRGPQVIKSEDTFLTGYVLFDMQKGNAEVDVVRDAQKYISHAIATKEISVPDGVSYSFAGSYENQVRSEKRLVIILPVALFLIFLILYFQFRKVPVTLLVFSGIVLAWSGGFILIWLYGQGWFMDISIAGVNFRNLFQIQTINLSVAIWVGFLALFGIASDDGVVMCAYLDQKFADKKPGSVDEIRKMTVEAAIKRVRPALMTSATTILALFPILTATGRGSDVMIPMAIPSFGGMMIEVLTVFLAPVLYCMIQERKMKKAHGKHGKAQKEEDN from the coding sequence ATGAACACTGAAAAGAAATCGTTGTCGCCGGTTGATAAGGCGATCCGCTTTTGCCTGAACAATAAGCTCATTGTTGCCCTTGCCGCTGCCGGACTGGTGGTCTGGGGCATAGCCGTAGCGCCCTTTGAATGGGATATTCCCTGGTTGATCAGAGATCCGGTCCCGGTGGATGCTATTCCTGATATCGGCGAAAACCAACAGATCGTTTTCACCCGGTGGCAGGGGAGAAGTCCCCAGGATATCGAAAACCAGGTGACCTATCCACTCACCGTCTCTCTGCTCGGGATACCGGGCGTCAAGACAGTCCGGAGTTTTTCCATGTTCGGATTTTCGAGTATCTATGTGGTTTTCAAGGATGATATCGAATTTTACTGGTCTCGGAGCAGACTCATGGAAAAGCTGTCATCCCTTCCTGCAAACACGCTCCCTGAAGGAGCGAAACCCACCCTTGGTCCCGATGCCACTGCCCTGGGCCAGGTGTTCTGGTATACCCTTGAAGGCCGCGATGCAAACGGTAGTCCTGCCGGCGGATGGGACCTCCAGGAACTCCGGTCGATACAGGACTGGCATGTGCGTTATGCACTCATGGCCGCCGACGGCGTTGCTGAGGTTGCATCGGTGGGAGGGCATGTGAAAGAATTTCAGATCGATGTCGATCCCAGTGCGCTTCTGGTGCACAATATCACCCTCGAACAGGTCTACAATGCGGCCCGGCATTCCAATATCGATGTTGGTGCAAGAACCATCGAGATTAACAGCGTTGAATATGTGATACGCGGAGTCGGTTTTGTCAAAAATGTTGCCGACCTCGAAAACGCGGTGATCCGGGTTGAGAATAATGTGCCGATTACAATCGGTGATATTGCCACTGTCGGCCTGGGACCTGCTCTTCGACGGGGCATTCTTGATAAGGAAGGTGTTGAAGTTGTCGGGGGTGTTGTTGTTACCCGGTACGGCGAAAACCCTCTTAAAGTTATCTCCAATGTCAAAAATACGATTGCCGAAATTGCACCGGGACTTCCGGAAAAAGAACTCAGCGACGGCTCTGTTTCAAAAGTCACCATCGTTCCGTTCTACGATCGCGCCGGATTAATCAAAGAAACCCTGGGGACGCTCAATAACGCAATCTATCTTGAGATTCTGATAACCATCCTTGTAATCCTTGTCATGCTCAATAGTATCGGGAACTCCCTTGTCATCTCCATGGTGCTTCCGGTAGCCGTGTTGATAAGCTTTATCGGAATGAAATTATTCAATGTGGATGCCAATATTGTCTCTCTTTCGGGCATCGCCATAGCGATTGGAACTATTGTCGATATGGGAATCGTGCTCAGCGAGAATGTAATGAAACATTTCGGGAAAGCACAGCCCGGCGATTCAATTAAAGAACTCGTATTTAAAGCATCGTCGGAAGTAGGTGGTGCGATCCTGACTGCGGTACTCACCACGATTATCAGCTTTTTACCGGTCTTTACCATGGAAGCCGCAGAGGGTAAGCTTTTCAAACCCCTTGCTTTTACCAAGACCTTTGCGCTGATAGCTTCGATCCTCATTACGCTGTTTGTTCTTCCGCCGCTGCTTCATGTGATATTTGCGCGAAAAAGAAATCGGGGGGGTTTTGGCATATGGATTCTGCCGTCACTGCTGTGCATCGGAGGAATTGTCGCATGGGTTGTTATCGGATGGTGGGCCGGCATACTGTTGATTCTCTTTGGCATGCGTTCGCTCGCTGCTAAGTTTCTCCCGCAAAAATGGAAAACCCGCCTTCCTCTTCTCGGTACGAGTGCGGTGGTTGCGGTAACCGGTATTCTCCTCACAAAAGAATGGCTCCCCCTGGGCGCATCCCGGACATTCCTTTTCAACTTACTCTTTGTCGTTCTCAGCGTAGGAGGATTGCTGTTCTGTTTCAAAATATTTATCAGGATATACCCGAAACTTCTTGCGTGGTTTCTCGATAGAAAATGGGCGTTTCTGACGCCGGCAGGTCTGGTTGTTCTCACCGGGCTTGTAATATGGCTTGGGTTTTCCCGGGTGTTTTTCTTTATTCCCGATTCTGCCTATAAATTCAAGCCGCTCTCCGGGCTCTATCACAGTTTTCCCGGACTGGGTAAGGAATTTATGCCGTCCCTTGATGAAGGTTCCTATTTGTATATGCCCACTACCATGACCCATGCTTCGATCGGTGAAGTCCATGTTATTCTCCGGAAACAGGACATGGCGATTACCGCAATTCCGGAAGTGGAAAGTGCGGTGGGTAAGCTCGGGCGGGTGGAAAGCGCACTTGATCCTGCTCCGATTTCCATGATCGAAACGATAATCAATATAAAACCGGAGTATAAGCTCGATGAGAAAGGTGACCGAATCCGTTTTAGATACGATGGAAAGAATAAGGAATTTATCCGCAATGAAACAGGCGAGCTTATTCCCGATCCCCGCGGCAAGCCCTTTCGGCTGTGGCGTGATAATATCACCCATCCCGATGACATCTGGGATGAGATAGTCAAAACAGCGCAGATCACCGGGGTGACCTCGGCGCCGAAACTGCAACCGATCGCAGCACGCATAGTCATGCTTCAGAGCGGCATGCGAGCACCCATGGGTATTAAAGTCAAAGGCCCGGACCTTCACACAATAGAACAGTTCGGTATAGAACTGGGGCGTTTGCTCAAAGAGGTCCCAACCGTCAAATCTTCAGCGGTCTTTGCCGACCGGATTGTAGGAAAGCCCTATCTTGAAATCGAAATCGACCGGCATGCGATTGCCCGATACGGCATTTCTGTTATGGAAGTCCAGAATGTTATCGAAATCGCCCTTGGCGGCAAGAGTATTACGCAGACTGTTGAAGGACGGGAGCGGTATGCGGTGCGGGTACGCTATCCCCGGGAACTCAGAGGGCTGGGCAAGGGTATCGACGACATAAAGAAAATCCTGGTTGCGACCAGAGGCGGGGGACAGGTGCCGCTGGGGCAATTATCTTCGGTCATTTACCGGAGAGGACCGCAGGTTATTAAAAGTGAAGATACCTTTCTGACCGGCTATGTGCTCTTTGATATGCAAAAGGGAAATGCCGAGGTCGATGTTGTCCGTGATGCACAGAAATATATCAGCCATGCAATTGCAACAAAGGAGATAAGCGTGCCTGATGGGGTATCCTATTCTTTTGCCGGAAGCTACGAGAATCAGGTGAGGTCGGAAAAACGGCTGGTAATTATCCTTCCGGTCGCACTGTTTCTGATCTTTCTCATTCTCTATTTCCAGTTCCGGAAAGTACCCGTAACGCTTCTTGTTTTCAGTGGGATTGTTCTTGCCTGGTCGGGTGGGTTTATTCTGATATGGCTCTATGGTCAGGGATGGTTCATGGATATCAGCATTGCAGGAGTAAACTTCAGGAATCTGTTCCAGATACAAACGATTAACCTGAGCGTGGCAATCTGGGTGGGATTTCTTGCGCTCTTTGGTATCGCTTCCGATGATGGCGTTGTTATGTGCGCATATCTCGATCAGAAGTTTGCAGATAAGAAACCGGGTTCGGTCGACGAAATCAGGAAAATGACTGTGGAGGCAGCGATAAAACGGGTCCGTCCGGCCCTGATGACCTCTGCGACAACGATTCTGGCGCTGTTCCCGATCCTTACCGCCACCGGACGGGGCTCTGATGTCATGATTCCCATGGCGATCCCCTCATTCGGCGGCATGATGATCGAGGTGCTGACAGTATTTCTGGCCCCGGTGCTGTATTGTATGATTCAGGAGCGGAAGATGAAGAAAGCCCATGGAAAACATGGAAAGGCACAGAAGGAAGAGGATAATTGA